The Lentzea guizhouensis genome contains a region encoding:
- a CDS encoding calcium-binding protein has translation MRRAIVAAVAGALAVPALWAVAPPTAQAAVNCVVSAGVTQTDTVVIGSPGNDTIDCGGTDPAKTINGNGGNDTITGSALDDTIDGGDGNDTITGGTGNDTLTGGLGIDTISGSAGTDTLVGPSADGSQDSLDGGLGVDTCQGPAPDPDIHASCENTSVPPTTGPGSGTGNATQLCIATGGVLSLTVNPVGYVCVFTPLSPTNRRVQEARSICTGAGGTFVSLLPLSYTCILPGTSQNIRPTS, from the coding sequence ATGCGCCGAGCGATCGTCGCTGCGGTGGCCGGAGCACTCGCGGTCCCGGCCTTGTGGGCAGTCGCCCCGCCGACCGCCCAGGCCGCAGTCAACTGCGTCGTGAGCGCCGGCGTGACCCAGACCGACACGGTCGTGATCGGAAGTCCCGGTAACGACACGATCGACTGCGGCGGCACGGATCCCGCCAAGACGATCAACGGCAACGGCGGCAACGACACCATCACGGGCTCAGCTCTCGACGACACGATCGACGGCGGCGACGGCAACGACACCATCACCGGAGGTACGGGCAACGACACCCTCACGGGCGGCCTGGGCATCGACACCATCTCTGGCAGCGCCGGCACGGACACCCTCGTCGGGCCTTCTGCCGACGGCAGCCAGGACAGCCTCGACGGTGGTCTCGGCGTCGACACCTGCCAGGGGCCCGCGCCGGATCCCGACATCCACGCCAGCTGCGAGAACACGAGTGTCCCGCCGACGACGGGCCCGGGCTCCGGCACGGGAAACGCGACCCAGCTGTGCATCGCGACCGGCGGCGTGCTTTCCCTCACCGTGAACCCGGTGGGATACGTCTGCGTGTTCACCCCCCTCAGCCCCACCAACCGCCGCGTCCAGGAAGCCCGCAGCATCTGCACCGGAGCCGGCGGAACGTTCGTCAGCCTGCTCCCGCTGAGCTACACCTGCATCCTGCCGGGCACGTCACAAAACATCCGCCCCACGAGTTGA
- a CDS encoding cation-transporting P-type ATPase, translating to MRWRSGTGSSCRCRWCAGRRGRAAGSDAVAGLSTSDLRSRLAELGPDELPPSRGPNRVVQLLGQLHNPLIHVLRGRGDRRRRVNAIIGFLLPR from the coding sequence GTGAGATGGCGAAGCGGAACCGGATCGTCGTGCCGGTGCCGCTGGTGTGCGGGTCGACGTGGCCGGGCCGCTGGCTCCGATGCGGTGGCTGGTCTGTCCACTTCAGACTTGCGGAGCAGGCTCGCGGAGCTCGGACCGGACGAGCTGCCGCCCAGCCGGGGTCCGAACCGGGTTGTGCAGCTGCTGGGGCAGCTGCACAACCCGCTGATTCACGTCCTTCGCGGCCGTGGTGACCGCCGCCGTCGGGTCAACGCGATCATCGGCTTTCTGCTGCCACGGTGA
- a CDS encoding glycosyltransferase, which translates to MRPGAAEAAAAVLNRCDVAVVQHEYGIYAGRDGAEVLSVLARLRVPVIVVLHTVLTTPTSGQRQVLEAVVDHADAVVTMSEAARNRLLAGYAVERPGEVVVIPHGAVPTDRSAPGAPDRGPLVLTWGLLGRGKGVEWGIAALAALRDLRPRYLVAGQTHPKVLAHEGEAYRTHLREQAAAAGVTDLVEFDPAYRETEALVDLVGRADVVLLPYDSSEQVTSGVLVEALAARKPVVTTVFPHAVELLADGAGLLVPHRDPAAIAAALRRVLTEPGLAAGMRERSAGLSAALNWPAVASRYRRLSENPVADKLFADRVVVTM; encoded by the coding sequence ATGCGTCCGGGAGCCGCGGAGGCCGCGGCCGCCGTTCTCAACCGGTGTGACGTCGCGGTGGTCCAGCACGAGTACGGGATCTACGCCGGCCGCGACGGCGCGGAGGTGCTGAGCGTGCTGGCCCGGCTGCGGGTCCCGGTGATCGTCGTGCTGCACACGGTGCTCACCACGCCCACCTCCGGACAGCGCCAGGTGCTCGAAGCGGTCGTCGACCACGCCGACGCCGTGGTCACCATGTCGGAAGCGGCCAGGAACCGCCTGCTGGCGGGTTATGCGGTCGAACGGCCGGGCGAGGTCGTGGTGATCCCGCACGGCGCTGTGCCGACCGACAGGTCCGCGCCCGGAGCACCGGACCGTGGCCCGCTGGTCCTCACCTGGGGCCTGCTCGGGCGCGGCAAGGGCGTCGAGTGGGGCATCGCGGCGCTCGCCGCACTGCGCGACCTGCGGCCGCGCTACCTGGTGGCGGGCCAGACCCATCCCAAGGTGCTGGCACATGAGGGTGAGGCGTACCGGACGCACCTGCGGGAGCAGGCCGCCGCGGCCGGGGTGACCGACCTGGTCGAGTTCGACCCGGCCTACCGCGAAACGGAGGCGCTGGTGGACCTGGTCGGCAGGGCCGACGTCGTCCTGCTGCCGTACGACTCGTCCGAACAGGTCACGTCCGGCGTGCTCGTGGAAGCGCTCGCGGCGCGGAAGCCGGTGGTCACGACGGTGTTCCCGCACGCGGTCGAACTACTCGCGGACGGCGCCGGTCTCCTGGTACCGCACCGGGATCCCGCCGCCATCGCCGCGGCGCTGCGGCGGGTGCTGACCGAACCTGGCCTCGCCGCCGGGATGCGCGAACGGTCCGCCGGCCTGAGTGCCGCACTGAACTGGCCCGCGGTCGCGAGCCGTTACCGCCGCCTCTCCGAGAACCCGGTGGCGGACAAGCTGTTCGCCGACCGAGTCGTCGTGACGATGTGA
- a CDS encoding glycosyltransferase, whose translation MSGLQFAHLIRLSDDTGLHEHADGPLPRREHGYCLDDVARGLVVLNREPGLPADLTALAEDYLAFVSYAQAEDGRFHNRLSPDRRWLDEPGLGDWWGRALWGLGTAAARSTVPAIRRAALECFDRSAHHRPSSVRTMAFAALGATEVLSADPLHASASALLGDITSYIGGPRPDANWPWPENRLFYANAVLPEALIAAGDLLGSDEVRDDGLRLLEWLLTVESRSFHLSPVPTGGWFLGEPRPAFDQQPIEAAAMADACARAYRVTSDPAWLDGVHRSIAWFNGDNDLGSLIHDEQTGGGYDGLTPSGPNINQGAESTLALISTRQHLRTLLRSTA comes from the coding sequence GTGAGCGGCCTCCAGTTCGCCCACCTGATCCGGCTCAGCGACGACACCGGTCTCCACGAACACGCGGACGGCCCGCTCCCGCGCCGGGAGCACGGCTACTGCCTCGACGACGTCGCGCGGGGCCTCGTCGTCCTGAACCGCGAACCCGGGCTGCCCGCCGATCTGACCGCTCTGGCGGAGGACTACCTGGCGTTCGTGTCCTACGCGCAGGCCGAGGACGGACGCTTCCACAACCGGCTCAGCCCCGATCGCCGCTGGCTCGACGAACCGGGACTGGGCGACTGGTGGGGACGCGCGCTGTGGGGACTCGGCACCGCCGCCGCCCGCAGCACGGTGCCGGCGATCCGGCGGGCCGCACTGGAGTGCTTCGACCGCAGCGCCCACCACCGGCCGTCATCGGTGCGCACGATGGCGTTCGCCGCGCTCGGTGCCACCGAGGTGCTGAGCGCCGATCCCCTCCACGCGTCCGCCTCCGCACTGCTCGGCGACATCACCTCGTACATCGGTGGGCCACGCCCCGACGCGAACTGGCCGTGGCCGGAGAACCGGCTGTTCTACGCCAACGCCGTGCTGCCGGAGGCGTTGATCGCGGCGGGCGACCTCCTCGGGAGCGACGAGGTCCGTGACGACGGGCTGCGACTGCTGGAGTGGCTGCTGACCGTGGAGTCCAGAAGCTTCCACCTCTCACCGGTCCCGACCGGCGGGTGGTTCCTCGGCGAACCGCGCCCGGCTTTCGACCAGCAGCCCATCGAGGCCGCCGCGATGGCCGACGCCTGCGCCCGCGCCTACCGGGTCACCTCCGATCCCGCGTGGCTCGACGGTGTCCACCGTTCGATCGCGTGGTTCAACGGCGACAACGACCTCGGCTCGCTGATACACGACGAACAGACCGGTGGCGGCTACGACGGTCTGACACCGAGCGGTCCGAACATCAACCAGGGCGCCGAGTCGACCCTGGCGCTGATCTCCACCCGGCAACACCTGCGCACGCTCCTGAGGAGCACCGCATGA
- a CDS encoding GAF and ANTAR domain-containing protein, with protein MSGERPAEVPAGIASDATARGAAMSSEAACEACVALLGVSGAQVTVLKGKGRGESRCSTNQIGTLLENMRFTLGEGPCEDTLRSGATVLVDDLDSWENHHRWPLFTLSAAATGARAMFSFPLRSGAILLGSLVLHRTSPGPLTPEQVADAHVVTDIVMSSVLDELARARVDVRVPAPHGTPLDRAEVHQAVGMVSVQSGVSMDEALVRLRAHAFAHDQPVVEVARDVVARRLRLSPNDPHGLRAPLRPETTNSGD; from the coding sequence GTGAGCGGTGAACGGCCCGCCGAGGTGCCGGCGGGTATCGCCTCCGACGCGACCGCTCGCGGTGCCGCGATGTCGAGCGAAGCGGCGTGCGAGGCGTGCGTGGCGCTGCTCGGGGTCAGCGGCGCCCAAGTGACGGTGCTGAAGGGCAAGGGCCGGGGTGAGTCCCGGTGTTCCACGAACCAGATCGGCACCCTTCTGGAGAACATGCGGTTCACCCTCGGCGAGGGACCGTGCGAGGACACGCTCCGGTCCGGTGCCACGGTTCTGGTCGATGACCTGGACTCCTGGGAGAACCACCACCGGTGGCCGCTGTTCACGCTGTCCGCCGCCGCCACCGGGGCACGGGCGATGTTCTCGTTCCCGTTGCGCAGCGGCGCGATCCTCCTGGGATCGCTCGTGCTGCACAGGACGAGCCCAGGGCCGCTGACACCGGAGCAGGTGGCCGACGCGCATGTCGTGACCGACATCGTCATGTCGTCAGTGCTGGACGAGTTGGCCCGCGCCCGCGTCGACGTTCGAGTTCCTGCGCCGCACGGAACACCGCTGGACCGCGCCGAGGTGCACCAGGCCGTTGGAATGGTGTCGGTCCAGTCGGGAGTGAGCATGGACGAGGCGCTCGTGCGCCTGCGCGCCCACGCGTTCGCACACGACCAACCGGTGGTCGAAGTCGCTCGCGACGTCGTCGCCCGACGTCTGCGACTGAGTCCGAACGACCCGCACGGTCTCCGTGCTCCTCTCCGCCCGGAGACGACGAACAGTGGTGACTGA
- a CDS encoding ANTAR domain-containing protein translates to MLIEQAKGVLAERLQIGMGEAFGLLRVHARSNRLHLSRVAEDVIDGAIDMTALTARKS, encoded by the coding sequence GTGCTCATCGAGCAGGCGAAGGGCGTGCTCGCCGAGCGCCTGCAGATCGGCATGGGCGAGGCGTTCGGCCTCCTGCGGGTGCACGCGAGGAGCAACCGCCTGCACCTGAGCAGGGTGGCGGAGGACGTCATCGACGGTGCGATCGACATGACCGCACTCACGGCCAGGAAGTCGTAG
- a CDS encoding DUF6307 family protein, which yields MSEPTSTSAYGRRLKLVEDVLTDRTKLDGKAVRDLAVHVLSELDHIPERVR from the coding sequence ATGAGCGAACCGACCTCCACGTCCGCCTACGGCCGCCGGCTCAAGCTGGTGGAGGACGTGTTGACCGACCGCACCAAGCTCGACGGCAAAGCCGTGCGGGATCTGGCCGTGCACGTGCTGAGCGAGCTCGACCACATCCCGGAGCGGGTGCGGTGA
- a CDS encoding STAS domain-containing protein: MAQIDVTTTAGPRHAQVSRRSAEVLVGTTRTVPSGAVVVTVSGEVDMTTCVVVRDRIAEQLRFTHHLVLDLSEVTFFCAAGLTVLVVAGKTAQLTGTDLCVVARTRQVRLPLMITGLSGVLDLHPDLGEALACRSAGRQA; this comes from the coding sequence ATGGCACAGATCGATGTCACCACGACCGCCGGCCCGCGGCACGCTCAGGTGAGCCGGCGCTCTGCCGAAGTTCTCGTCGGCACCACGCGGACTGTCCCGTCCGGAGCGGTCGTGGTCACCGTGAGCGGCGAGGTGGACATGACCACCTGCGTGGTGGTGCGCGACCGGATTGCCGAGCAACTGCGGTTCACCCACCACCTGGTCCTCGACCTCTCCGAGGTGACCTTCTTCTGCGCGGCCGGTCTCACCGTTCTGGTCGTCGCGGGGAAGACCGCACAGCTGACGGGCACCGACCTGTGCGTGGTGGCGCGTACCCGCCAGGTGCGGCTACCCCTGATGATCACCGGGTTGTCCGGTGTCCTGGACCTCCACCCCGACCTCGGCGAGGCGCTGGCGTGCCGGTCCGCCGGCCGGCAGGCGTGA
- a CDS encoding GAF and ANTAR domain-containing protein — MICRWPRSPDRSSGGHCVSPKRIGHDACRGKVVTMSTGRDQQLARVFVSLADTLVADFDVLDFLGLLTERAVELLKVDAAGVILSDQRGGWQPAAGSSERSELAEVFAAQTQQGPCLDCVRTGVVVASADLTADVDRWPVFAPVAVNAGFRAAAAVPMRLRGHVVGALTLLHTTPVAVDDASVELGQALADIATIGILQQRAVHRDEVVFEQLQAALHHRTVVEQAKGVLAESGGLDMHQAYTRLRDYAHTHNLRLSEVARDLATGMLEVSEVLVRDAGASTQHG; from the coding sequence ATGATCTGCCGCTGGCCGAGGTCGCCCGACAGGTCGTCAGGCGGACACTGCGTTTCACCCAAGAGGATCGGCCATGACGCGTGTAGAGGAAAGGTCGTCACGATGAGCACCGGACGGGATCAGCAGTTGGCCAGGGTGTTCGTCTCATTGGCCGACACCCTGGTGGCGGACTTTGACGTGCTGGACTTCCTGGGGCTGCTCACCGAGCGGGCGGTGGAGCTGCTGAAGGTCGACGCCGCTGGAGTGATCCTGTCCGACCAGCGCGGCGGATGGCAGCCCGCGGCAGGATCCTCCGAGCGCTCCGAACTGGCGGAGGTGTTCGCCGCGCAGACCCAGCAGGGACCGTGTCTGGATTGCGTGAGGACCGGTGTCGTGGTCGCCAGTGCGGATCTGACCGCGGACGTCGACCGCTGGCCGGTGTTCGCGCCGGTGGCGGTGAACGCGGGGTTCCGCGCCGCGGCCGCGGTGCCGATGCGGTTGCGAGGCCATGTCGTCGGGGCCCTGACGCTGCTGCACACCACGCCGGTGGCCGTCGATGACGCCAGTGTCGAGCTCGGGCAGGCGCTCGCCGACATCGCCACCATCGGTATCCTCCAACAACGCGCCGTGCACCGCGATGAGGTCGTCTTCGAGCAGTTGCAGGCCGCCCTGCACCACCGCACCGTCGTCGAACAGGCCAAGGGTGTGCTGGCCGAGTCCGGTGGCCTGGACATGCACCAGGCCTACACGCGACTGCGCGACTACGCCCACACCCACAACCTCCGCCTCTCCGAGGTAGCCCGCGACCTCGCCACCGGCATGCTGGAAGTCTCGGAAGTGCTTGTCCGCGACGCCGGTGCCAGCACGCAGCACGGGTGA
- a CDS encoding GAF and ANTAR domain-containing protein — protein sequence MLVADLSESSASAVALVCARCVKELSVTGAGATVLSHLGNGNGNGSDAGHPARGLVHATNPTSAGLEDLQLTVGEGPCLDTFASGGPVLVADLAAEGARWPAFTPGALALGAAAVFSFPLQIGVVRLGSLDLYRDTPGPLSHDEMSDALILTDLATQGIANELSGHNTADLSWLVDPHIEVHQATGMVQIQLGVSTEAALMRLRGYAFTHDLPLAEVARQVVRRTLRFTQEDRP from the coding sequence ATGCTGGTCGCCGACCTCTCCGAGTCTTCCGCTTCCGCCGTCGCGCTCGTCTGCGCTCGATGTGTGAAGGAACTGTCGGTCACCGGCGCCGGCGCCACCGTGCTCAGTCACCTCGGCAACGGCAACGGCAACGGCTCCGACGCCGGCCATCCGGCTCGAGGCTTGGTCCACGCCACGAACCCGACCAGCGCCGGGCTGGAAGACTTGCAGCTCACCGTCGGTGAAGGACCGTGCCTGGACACGTTCGCCTCGGGTGGTCCGGTGCTGGTGGCGGACCTGGCCGCCGAGGGCGCGCGGTGGCCCGCGTTCACCCCTGGCGCGCTGGCGCTCGGTGCGGCGGCGGTGTTCTCGTTCCCGCTGCAGATCGGAGTGGTGCGGTTGGGGTCGTTGGACCTCTACCGCGACACGCCAGGGCCGCTTTCCCACGATGAGATGAGTGATGCACTGATCCTCACCGACTTGGCCACCCAAGGCATCGCCAACGAACTCAGCGGGCACAACACCGCGGATTTGAGCTGGCTGGTCGATCCGCACATCGAGGTCCACCAAGCGACAGGCATGGTGCAGATCCAGCTCGGCGTGAGCACCGAAGCGGCGTTGATGCGGTTGCGCGGGTACGCCTTCACCCATGATCTGCCGCTGGCCGAGGTCGCCCGACAGGTCGTCAGGCGGACACTGCGTTTCACCCAAGAGGATCGGCCATGA
- a CDS encoding GAF and ANTAR domain-containing protein produces the protein MPQQEPVPAFPPAGSVPLYEPQPHVLPSEHWIDRLFSRVVHELYAAGLGLHTVLGLLPGHRRLAEERVRAVIAGLDGTIGTIHQAGARLAVARSAPVIGALAALPGGVDLSGHLHTLTRHCVELLDLDAAAIVLTGQDLAASGQGAATARELCRLPEGPCHDTCQTGQPVTAADLAVTSRWPLFTAQARTAGFQAVYTLPLSLAGTSLGALALFNASAHEPSAGEVQLAQGVADLAAVVITCDGMLRQRDSLADQLRTALGDHAVVEHAEGVLAERHGISVAAAHTVMTTHSRLHDAHLLDTARAIVDGTADLSDTVRRLR, from the coding sequence CCGGGTCCGTTCCGCTGTACGAGCCCCAGCCGCACGTCCTGCCTTCCGAGCATTGGATCGACAGGCTCTTCAGCCGCGTGGTGCACGAGCTGTACGCAGCCGGCCTCGGCCTGCACACCGTGCTCGGCCTGCTTCCCGGCCACCGGCGTCTCGCCGAGGAACGTGTGCGGGCCGTCATCGCCGGGCTCGACGGCACGATCGGCACGATCCACCAGGCCGGCGCCCGACTCGCCGTGGCGCGATCAGCGCCGGTGATCGGCGCCCTGGCGGCGTTGCCCGGCGGTGTCGACCTCAGCGGCCACCTGCACACGCTGACGCGGCATTGTGTGGAACTGCTGGACCTGGACGCGGCCGCGATCGTTCTCACCGGTCAGGACCTGGCCGCATCCGGCCAGGGGGCGGCCACCGCGCGGGAGCTGTGCCGGTTGCCGGAGGGACCGTGTCACGACACCTGCCAGACCGGGCAGCCCGTGACTGCTGCCGACCTGGCGGTGACGAGCCGCTGGCCGCTGTTCACCGCACAGGCACGGACCGCGGGCTTCCAAGCCGTCTACACCCTGCCGCTCTCCTTGGCCGGCACGTCGCTGGGTGCGCTGGCCTTGTTCAACGCCTCAGCACACGAGCCTTCGGCCGGCGAAGTCCAACTCGCGCAAGGGGTGGCCGACTTGGCGGCTGTCGTCATCACCTGTGACGGGATGCTGCGTCAGCGCGATTCGCTCGCGGATCAACTTCGGACCGCGCTGGGCGACCACGCCGTCGTCGAACACGCCGAAGGGGTTCTGGCCGAACGTCACGGCATCTCCGTCGCCGCGGCCCACACCGTCATGACCACGCACTCGCGCCTGCACGACGCGCACCTGCTCGACACCGCCCGGGCGATCGTCGACGGCACCGCCGACCTGTCCGACACCGTGCGCCGGCTTCGATGA